Below is a window of Mucilaginibacter sp. PAMC 26640 DNA.
CCCTGCGGATGTTATAGCGCAACTGGTACATCTTTAGGCGAATCGCTTTAATGGGTTTGTAATCCCTGTTAAATAAGCAAAGTATTGCGATGGGCAAAATAACCTGCGCAATCGAACAATCCTTCAATCGTCATAATTTATTCTTGCCAATTTGTTTATTTTCAATATGTTTTGAAAGTTTAAAAACATAGTTATATTTGTAGATGCAATTACCAGAGGCAAAGGGCAAATTTATTGAAGCTTGGGGCAAGTTGGGTTCGGAGTGGGGTGTTAACCGCACGATGGCTCAGGTGCATGCATTGCTTTTGCTTTCCCCGGAGGCTTTAACTACCGAAGAGATTATGGAAGAATTGAAGATTTCCCGTGGTAATGCTAACATGACCCTGCGTGATTTAATGAGCTGGGGGCTGGTGGAGAAGGAACACCGGGCAGGCGAACGTAAGGAATACTTTTTTGCTGATAAAGATACCTGGAACATTGCCCGGCAGGTGGCTAAAGAACGCCGTAAGCGAGAACTGGATCCCATCATTAAAATCCTCGACGAATTGACGAAGGTGGAAGGCGACGTTAAGGACGAAGCCTACAAAACCTTCCATAAGTCGGTGACAGATATTAACAAACTGGCTAAAAACGTGGATAAAACACTGGAAACCATGCTGAAGGCAGAAGAGAACTGGTTCTGGAAATCGATCTTCAAGATTTTCAAATAAGTTTTTCGCCTAAATATCCTTTGTTTTTTTATCCATATTTGTAATAAATGTGCTGAGCTCCATGATGAATTCATCAAGCGATTTGGCAGACTTTTTTAAGTACACCACCATCTTCTTCAATTGGAAAGGTGAATCTATAAAACCTTCTAAAATGCTTACAATGCCTAAAATGTTTGCAACAGGCTGTCGTACTTTATGTGATGTGATAAACATCATTTCTTCCATATTTTTAACGTAGCCCTTTAAATATTCTTCAGCCCTTTTAAGTTCCTGGTACGCTTGTACCAATTCAAGCGCCCGCTTTTCCTTTTCCTGGTTTTGGTAAGTGAGTTCGGCATTGGCGATAAGCAGTTCGGCAGCCCGGGCCTCTTTTTCCTTATTCTGAAAAGCCAGCTCGGCATTTGCAATAAGTAATTCGGCAGCACGTGCTTCTTTCTCCTTGTTTTGAAATTCCAGCTCGCGGTTGGCAATGATCAGTTCTGCAGCCCGCTTTTCTTTTTCCTGGTTCTGATAAGCCAATTCTTTGTTAGCAATTGCCAGCTCGGCAGCCCGCTCTTCTTTTTCCTTGTTTTGATAGGCAAGTTCGGTATTGGCTATGATCAGCTCAGCTGCGCGTTTTTCTCTTTCTTCGTTTTGCAGCGCGAGTTTTTTATTTGCTGTAAGCAGGTCTTCTGATTGGGGCATAGTTTTATTTTGTAGCGGCAAAAATGTAAACGGAAAGAATATACGGAAAGTCGTTTTTTGCAAATTATGCTTTTGGGGAGAAAGCGTAACTGGGCGACTATCTTATTGTACTAAAAATAACTTTATATGTTTACACATCCTATTAATAAAATATAATAAGGGCAGTAGTTGCAGGGTAATTAAATTTATTATTACGATTAAGTTATTAGTTAAATTAATAGGTAAGGTAAAAGCTTTTGAAGTCGATAAAATTTAGTTAAAATATAATTTGATAATCAAGTAGTACTACCTGATTATCAAATAAACACAACTGTTGTAACACCTTATGCGTATTAATATGTTACAGGATGCACCCCCGGGTTTAAAGCTTGTAATAGCAACCCGGATCCTTTTTAACATCCACACCTATGGAAGCTGCTGTATTTAATAGCGCAGGGAACGCAACTGATCACTACAACCTCGAGCTTTTCTTTGAGAGCTCGCCGGATATTTTGTGTATTGCGGGTTATGATGGCTATTTTAAAAGAATAAACCCAACGGTATCTAAGGTGCTCGGCTATACCACAGAGGAACTTTTTTCGGCACCAATTAACACCTTTGTGCACCCGGAAGATCAGCAAATAACGGCCAAAAACCGCGATAGCCTTACCAATAATAAACCGCTGCTCAATTTTGAGAATAGATACATCACCAAAAGTGGTGAGATCATTTGGCTATCCTGGACCTCAATGCCGATTGATGAACAGCAGCTTGTATTTGCCATTGCCAAAAACATCACCCATAAAAAGAAACAGGAAGAAGACCGGAATTTGGTGATTGCCAGTTTAACGCAAACCAATAACGACTTGAAACAACTTACCTACACCACCTCACATGATCTGCGGTCGCCGGTAAGTAACCTGCTCACGGTGTTTAAAATGTTAGATATGGGTAAAATTAAGGATCGTGAGACGTTGGAATTTGTAGAGATGCTTAAATCAGCAACAGATAATCTGCATAGTACGTTAAACGGTTATGTTGACGCGCTGACGAAACGTAATATGCTCAGTGTAGCAGTAGAGCAGGTAGACCTTGCAGAGTCGCTCAACGCTGTATTAAGCTCCGTTAACTCTTTAGTAAAAGATACCAAAGCAGTATTCATTATCAATTTTGAGGAACAGCCATCGGTCAAATTCAACAAGGTGTATCTCGAAAGCGTTTTTCTTAACCTGATCACCAATTCCGTGAAATATACCAGGCCCAATAAAACACCCATTATTACCATAACATCCTGCCGGCACAATAATGTAAGCAGGTTAATCTATAGCGACGAAGGGCAGGGGTTCGATATGGAGAAAGTTAAGGATAGGGTATTTGGCTTTAATCAAAAATTCCACAGTGATGAAACGATTGATAGTAAAGGTATTGGGCTTTACCTGGTTTACAACCATGTTAGCAGCCTTGGTGGTCACATTTCTATCGATAGCGAATTAAATAAGGGGGCCAGTTTTACCATAGCCTTTAGGGATTAACCCTGTATAACAGCCAAAGTTTAATCAGTTTTAAAGATTGGTACCCATTTCATAGATCTTCTCTCTTAGGTATCCCAGCAGTTGGATATTATCCGTTTCCGGGATTGCAGAGGGGGTAATTGGCCTGCCTATTTTAATCTGCAACCGGTGCCCTTTTTTATTAAACAATTGGGAAAACAACAAAATAGTTTGCAGGGACGGGTGAATGTACCGCATCAAACTAAACCAAAGGCCATTGTTGCCGTGGAAATAAACAGGTAATACCGGTTGGTCTGCCTTTTTGATGATTTTCCCTACTACCGGGTGCCATTCTTTATCAGTGATCTGTTTCTGTTTCAGGCAGTAATTAGATACTTCACCCGCAGGGAAAATAGCTACGGGTGTTCCCTGTTTCAGAACAGACAGGGTTGTTTTTAAACCACTGATGCTGGATGAATCTTTAATGTTCTCAAAAGGGTTTACTGCGATGATATGGTCCGCCAGGTTAGGCACCTTTTTTAGCAGGAAATTACCCATAAACATGGTTTCCGGTCTTTTTTTAACCAGGATGCTCAACAAAGCCAGCGATTCTATTGCGCCATAAGGGTGATTGGAGATGGATACAAAGGCGCCATCCTGCGGAATGTTGAGGAGGTCGGCCTCATCGATCACCAACGTAACGCCAAGGGTTTTAAGCAGGTGATCGGTAAATGCGACACCTTTCAAACTTTTTGCATCCGCCATCATCTGGTTGAAGGCATTGATCTTCAAGATCCGCATAAAAAAGCTGGCCAGGCCACTGAAGGGCGAATTGCCAATACCTGCCGCTTTGCAGAAATCCTCTTTGGATATTGATAGTGCCTCCATCTATGCAGCGTCCCGGGATAAAGGACTAGGTAAAGGTAGGCCCGCCATATTAATTGGCGAGTCGCTTCAGGTTATCATAAGCCACCGATTTCGAATGATCCTCTAGATATTTTAACAAAAACTTAATGTTAGGATAAAGGTAAACTATTTGTAAATTTATACTACCAAAATTTCCAATGCACCGGTTTATAAAACATTTGATCCTTAGCCTTACGGTTATAGCCAGCGCCCCTGTTTATGCGCAGGACAATAGCCAGCGGATCTGTTTTGAATTTTACGGTGTCACCTTTAATAGCGAAATAGCGAGCTCGTTGAAAACAGATATACCGTCGCGATTATCCAAACAGGATATTACTTTATTTTATCAAAAAATGGAGTCTGGCAATTATCACCCGATAATTGATTCGTTATTGGCTTTTAAAAAAAGGAATAAATTAAACGACTGGCTCTACTATCAGTTAATCCGTAAAACCGCCGAACAGATCAGTCCGAAAGCGGATAACTATGCCCGCTATACCATGTACAAATGGTTCTTGCTGGCACAATCCGGCTATGATGCACGACTGGCGCTAACCAGCAGCAAAGTGATTTTTTATGTGCTGAACGATGAAGACATTGCCGATATCCCGTCTTTTGCCGTCGATGGGAAAAAATACATGTGTCTCAATTATCATGATTATGCAAAAGCAGATCTCAACCGGGATCCACCTGTACCAATTGTTATCAACATTAAAAATGCCAAAAAGCCTTTTTCTTATAAAATAACCCGCATGCCCGATTTTAAGGCAGAAGACTACCAGGATAAGGAGATTCAGTTTACATATCATCATAAGGTTTACTATTTTAATATCAAGCTGAACCCACAGGTAGATAAAATTTTTATGAATTATCCGGGTGTTGATTTCGAGACCTATTTTAATATCCCTTTAAGCAAAGAAACCTATAGTTCGCTCATTCCACTGTTGCGGAATAATACCGCCGGCATGCGCCAGAAACAAGGCGTGGATTACCTGATGCGCTTTACACGCTATGCCTTTTTATATGAAGATGATGAGGAGAACTATGGTACAGAGAAGCGCCTTTCTCCCGAGGGAACCTTAGCCGCAAAGTATAGCGACTGTGATGACCGCGCTGCATTGTTCTTTTATTTGGTAAAGGAGATTTACAACCTGCCAATGATTGCCTTACTGTATCCAACCCATATTACTATGGCGGTGCAGTTTAGCAAGCCTGTAGGTAAGCCCATTATGTATAAGGGTGCTGCCTACACGGTATGCGAACCAACACCACAGGTAAAGGACCTGAAAATTGGTGAGCTATCTGCAAAACTTAAAAACGTGCCGTACCGGGTAGTTTACCAATATGCTCCTCCCGCTAGGTAGCTGCCAGCCGCGCAGATAGTGAGGGTTAACCCGAAACAATATTGGGACGACGGCACTCACCACCCTGCCGTCGTGCTGAATTTATTTCAGCATCTCACGCGCAAGGTAGCCGCATCTCGTAGAATTGTCCCGTAAGATCCCGAAACAAGTTCGGGACGACGGCACTCACCACCCCGCCGTCGTGCTGAATTTATTTCAGCATCTCACGCGCGAGGTAGCCGCTTGGTGTTGAATTGTCCCGTGAGATCCCGAAACAAGTTCGGGACGACGGCACTCACCACCCCGCCGTCGTGCTGAATTTATTTCAGTATCTCACGCGCAAAGATTTGAAAGGTTAACATTTCGGTTGTGTCAAGCAGTGTCAACCCTGTAAAATGCCGCGTAATTGCTAAATCCCGGCGTGTGTATGCTATCTCCATCCGCCGCCTAAAGCGCGGTACAGGTTTACAATAGCCTGCAATTCCTGCAATTTATCGTTAACCCCGCTCAGCTGTGCCGAAAGTAAATTTTGTTCGGATGTCAGTACATCGGTATAGTTGGTTGCTGAGCTGTAGCGCAACAGCTCTTGCGTAAATTCCACCGATTTTTGAAGGGCTTCAATCTGCTTTGCCCGGGCATCTTCCTTTTCAAAGGCGGTTTGATGCGCGTACAGTGCATTTGATACTTCCTGCCCGGCCACCAGTAAAGTTTGCTGGAAATTATTCAGCGCTTGTTGCTGGGTAGCCTGTGCGTTGCGTAAACGTGCCTTATTTAGGCCCTGGTTAAATATAGGTTGCGTAAGCCCGCCTACAATATTGTAAAAAATCGAGTTGCTGAAAAAGTCCCTTAATTGCAAACTGGATAAGCCACCCTGCGCCGTAATGGTAAACTGCGGATAAAAGTAAGTGCGGGCTACATTGGTGTTTTCAAATGCCGACCGGAATGCAAATTCGCTTTGCTGCACGTCCGGGCGGTTTACCAGTAGTTGTGCAGGGAAACCGGTTTGCAGATCAGTAGTT
It encodes the following:
- a CDS encoding transcriptional regulator, which produces MQLPEAKGKFIEAWGKLGSEWGVNRTMAQVHALLLLSPEALTTEEIMEELKISRGNANMTLRDLMSWGLVEKEHRAGERKEYFFADKDTWNIARQVAKERRKRELDPIIKILDELTKVEGDVKDEAYKTFHKSVTDINKLAKNVDKTLETMLKAEENWFWKSIFKIFK
- a CDS encoding PAS domain-containing sensor histidine kinase; this translates as MEAAVFNSAGNATDHYNLELFFESSPDILCIAGYDGYFKRINPTVSKVLGYTTEELFSAPINTFVHPEDQQITAKNRDSLTNNKPLLNFENRYITKSGEIIWLSWTSMPIDEQQLVFAIAKNITHKKKQEEDRNLVIASLTQTNNDLKQLTYTTSHDLRSPVSNLLTVFKMLDMGKIKDRETLEFVEMLKSATDNLHSTLNGYVDALTKRNMLSVAVEQVDLAESLNAVLSSVNSLVKDTKAVFIINFEEQPSVKFNKVYLESVFLNLITNSVKYTRPNKTPIITITSCRHNNVSRLIYSDEGQGFDMEKVKDRVFGFNQKFHSDETIDSKGIGLYLVYNHVSSLGGHISIDSELNKGASFTIAFRD